Proteins encoded in a region of the Haloarcula sp. CBA1129 genome:
- a CDS encoding universal stress protein, translated as MFDRLLVPTDGSPGSERAFEVAATLASTHDAVVHVLSVVDEHGPTDDDWDYDGDSPAEAFIESQADHVDTDGLSVTAAVREGVVHDAVLDYGDENDIDLIVMGTHGRTGVRRFLLGSVTEKVVRLADVPVLSVKADAEPGTVSFDDILLPTDGSSGAEAAIEPTGALASATDATVHLVSVVDTRSLGIDVGSTVIIDELESVATDAVGDASDRLSEMGVETVETAITHGVPYQAILDAIADADADLVVIGTHGRTGIDRYLLGSVAEKLVRTSPVPVMTVRASDAGDES; from the coding sequence ATGTTCGACAGACTCCTCGTTCCAACCGACGGCAGCCCCGGCTCCGAGCGCGCCTTTGAGGTCGCCGCGACGCTTGCTAGCACCCACGATGCAGTTGTCCATGTCCTCTCAGTCGTCGACGAACACGGACCCACGGATGACGACTGGGACTACGACGGTGACTCTCCGGCAGAGGCCTTCATCGAATCGCAGGCCGACCACGTCGACACCGATGGCCTGTCCGTCACCGCCGCAGTCCGTGAGGGTGTCGTCCACGACGCGGTGCTCGACTACGGCGACGAGAACGACATCGACCTCATCGTCATGGGAACCCACGGCCGCACTGGCGTCCGGCGGTTCCTCCTCGGCAGCGTTACGGAAAAGGTCGTCCGCCTCGCCGATGTGCCTGTGCTCTCGGTCAAAGCCGACGCCGAGCCGGGAACCGTCTCGTTCGACGATATTCTGCTCCCAACTGACGGCAGTAGCGGCGCAGAGGCAGCTATCGAGCCGACGGGCGCGCTCGCCAGCGCAACCGACGCAACGGTCCATCTCGTCTCGGTCGTCGACACGCGGTCGCTCGGTATCGATGTCGGCTCCACTGTTATCATCGATGAACTGGAGTCAGTCGCGACGGATGCCGTCGGGGATGCGTCCGACCGGCTGTCAGAGATGGGGGTTGAGACCGTCGAGACAGCCATCACCCATGGTGTCCCGTATCAAGCAATTCTCGACGCCATTGCAGATGCTGATGCTGACCTCGTTGTGATCGGGACCCACGGTCGCACAGGCATCGACCGCTACCTACTGGGCAGCGTCGCCGAAAAACTGGTCCGAACCTCGCCGGTGCCGGTGATGACTGTTCGAGCGTCGGATGCCGGTGACGAGAGCTAA
- a CDS encoding digeranylgeranylglycerophospholipid reductase — MRERFDVVIAGAGPAGAQCARDLAERNYEVLVLETESEDGFPRQSNKSTAGTFMSAMTGFAIPDDVVMNYTDNVVLESPNDHYVRNQTGAVLEFAEFKQWLVSEGRDKGATYRFDSRVSAPIMENGEIVGVRYDGDKEVYADIVIDATGPAAPLAKKLDVCNLKRNHQAIGVEYEFEGVEVDHDDYADLRDAMMLRLDHDLAPGGYSWIFHTGEDTAKVGLCYIQNGSHDKYAKDGMGIDDYLEYWLDSDPRFDDAEKIEGTQAHRGSAHIQPPDSMSTDNFMAIGDTVPTVDPLWGEGIHKGMKSARAAAATADSALKPDEPDTSAENLSVYDQLWHSEVAPKHNARLMMTELLYLAPNERYDRLMDDLRSTGQDTLRQINGGDRRAIAKLTHLSDLPILVNYARRRLDI; from the coding sequence ATGCGCGAGCGCTTTGACGTGGTGATAGCCGGAGCCGGGCCTGCAGGGGCGCAGTGTGCCCGTGATCTAGCGGAGCGAAACTACGAGGTGCTCGTTCTCGAAACCGAGTCAGAAGACGGGTTCCCGCGTCAGAGCAACAAGTCCACCGCCGGGACGTTCATGTCGGCGATGACGGGCTTTGCGATTCCCGATGACGTGGTGATGAACTACACGGACAACGTCGTTCTGGAGTCACCCAACGACCACTACGTCCGCAACCAGACCGGGGCCGTTCTGGAGTTCGCAGAGTTCAAGCAGTGGCTCGTCTCGGAGGGGCGGGACAAGGGCGCGACCTACCGCTTTGACTCCCGCGTCTCGGCCCCCATCATGGAGAACGGGGAGATAGTCGGCGTCCGCTACGACGGCGACAAAGAGGTGTACGCGGACATCGTCATCGACGCCACCGGTCCCGCCGCGCCGCTGGCGAAGAAACTCGACGTGTGTAACCTCAAGCGGAATCATCAGGCTATCGGCGTCGAGTACGAGTTCGAGGGCGTTGAAGTCGACCACGACGACTACGCCGACCTCCGGGACGCAATGATGCTCCGTCTGGATCACGACCTCGCCCCGGGTGGCTACTCTTGGATTTTCCACACCGGCGAAGACACGGCGAAGGTCGGTCTCTGTTACATCCAGAACGGCTCCCACGATAAGTACGCGAAAGACGGGATGGGCATCGACGACTATCTGGAGTACTGGCTCGACTCGGACCCCAGATTCGACGACGCCGAAAAGATCGAAGGCACGCAGGCCCACCGCGGCTCGGCCCACATCCAGCCACCCGATTCGATGAGCACAGACAACTTCATGGCTATCGGCGACACCGTCCCGACCGTCGACCCGCTGTGGGGCGAGGGCATCCACAAAGGGATGAAGTCAGCCCGTGCCGCCGCCGCAACAGCCGATTCAGCGCTCAAGCCTGACGAGCCCGACACCTCGGCGGAGAACCTCTCTGTCTACGACCAGCTCTGGCACAGCGAGGTGGCCCCGAAACACAACGCCCGTCTGATGATGACGGAACTGCTGTATCTCGCCCCCAACGAGCGGTACGATCGACTGATGGATGACCTCCGGAGTACCGGACAGGACACCCTCAGGCAGATCAACGGCGGCGACCGTCGGGCGATTGCGAAGCTAACCCATCTCTCCGACTTGCCGATTCTCGTGAACTACGCGCGCCGCCGGCTCGACATCTGA
- a CDS encoding deoxyribodipyrimidine photo-lyase — translation MNIFWHQRDLRIPDNRGLTAAAADDEVLPVYVLDTDLLSAIGKRQRAFLLAGVQALKEAYRDHGGDLLVRNGTAVGVLSEVVDEYDADRVYYNEHYRPARRNRQRRVDEALPTKSLTDLVLVDPAGLDSRYENHSRFYDDWQAHHKRPPVDRPEADSLADASDPTTAPSIETDIDLPTPGYEGARQRYDDFLSGGIETYSDTRDDMQAAVERPTSAVSRMSPYLAAGMIGIREMWRDASERHTEATGDAQRNIQKYRYELSWREQSYHLLYYNPTLLSENYTSFPNPIEWENDEGNLEAWTRGETGYPLVDAGMRQLEQEGYIHNRPRQNVASFLTKHLLVDWREGARHFRRKLVDHDPANNAASWQWTASTGTDSVDVRIFDPVAQMSKYDSGADYVTEYVPELRDVPANKIVDWPTLSDSEREELAPDYCHPIVDRNAAYERAQRVFETALGKR, via the coding sequence ATGAACATCTTCTGGCACCAGCGGGATCTCCGGATACCGGACAACCGTGGGCTGACTGCCGCCGCCGCGGACGACGAAGTGCTGCCGGTGTACGTTCTCGACACAGACCTCCTGTCAGCTATCGGCAAGCGCCAGCGGGCGTTCCTGCTCGCCGGTGTGCAAGCGCTGAAAGAGGCCTACCGGGATCACGGCGGGGACCTGCTCGTCAGGAACGGTACTGCCGTCGGTGTGCTTTCAGAGGTCGTCGACGAGTACGACGCCGACCGGGTGTACTACAACGAGCACTACCGGCCCGCACGGCGGAACCGACAGCGCCGCGTCGACGAGGCGCTCCCGACGAAATCGCTGACCGACCTCGTACTCGTCGACCCCGCTGGGCTCGATAGCCGGTACGAGAACCACAGTCGCTTCTACGACGACTGGCAGGCTCACCACAAGCGACCGCCTGTCGACCGGCCCGAAGCCGACTCGCTCGCCGACGCCTCGGACCCGACGACGGCTCCGAGTATCGAGACCGACATCGACCTGCCGACGCCCGGCTACGAGGGCGCACGGCAGCGGTACGATGACTTTCTCAGCGGTGGTATCGAAACGTACAGCGACACCCGCGACGATATGCAGGCCGCCGTCGAGCGGCCCACCAGCGCCGTCTCGCGTATGTCGCCGTACCTCGCCGCGGGGATGATCGGTATCCGTGAGATGTGGCGCGACGCGTCAGAGCGCCACACCGAAGCCACCGGGGACGCCCAGCGGAACATCCAGAAGTACCGGTACGAACTCTCTTGGCGCGAACAGAGCTACCACCTGCTGTACTACAACCCCACGCTGCTGTCGGAGAACTACACGTCGTTCCCGAACCCAATCGAATGGGAAAACGACGAAGGCAACCTTGAAGCTTGGACGCGCGGCGAAACCGGCTATCCGCTCGTCGACGCCGGGATGCGCCAGCTCGAACAGGAGGGGTACATCCACAACCGGCCGCGCCAGAACGTCGCTTCCTTTCTCACGAAGCATCTCCTCGTCGACTGGCGCGAGGGGGCGCGCCATTTCCGCCGGAAGCTCGTCGACCACGACCCCGCAAACAACGCCGCCAGCTGGCAGTGGACGGCTTCGACCGGCACCGACTCCGTAGACGTGCGTATCTTCGACCCGGTCGCACAGATGAGCAAGTACGACAGCGGCGCGGACTACGTCACCGAGTACGTGCCGGAGCTTCGCGACGTTCCGGCGAACAAAATCGTCGACTGGCCGACGCTGTCGGACAGCGAACGTGAGGAACTGGCCCCGGACTACTGCCATCCAATCGTCGACCGGAACGCCGCCTACGAGCGGGCCCAGCGCGTGTTCGAGACAGCGCTCGGGAAGCGTTGA
- a CDS encoding Rieske 2Fe-2S domain-containing protein, with translation MDEDSRIVALEEVPDDGTFLFTVRDGFDTKEAIIVELSDAVVAFENYCPHWTDVRLDKGSGATVRNGELVCEKHGATFESDSGLCNYGPCEGAVLEEVSITTEDGVVYLTDERYEFENQGPSGDHDLSSRGRIGFSGN, from the coding sequence ATGGACGAGGACAGCCGTATCGTCGCGCTGGAGGAAGTGCCCGATGACGGAACGTTCCTGTTTACTGTTCGCGACGGCTTCGACACGAAGGAAGCGATTATCGTTGAATTGTCCGACGCTGTCGTCGCGTTCGAGAACTACTGTCCACACTGGACAGATGTCCGACTGGACAAGGGCAGTGGAGCGACGGTCCGCAACGGGGAACTGGTATGTGAGAAACACGGGGCGACGTTCGAATCTGATTCGGGGCTGTGCAATTACGGCCCCTGTGAGGGGGCGGTTCTGGAGGAAGTCTCGATTACCACCGAAGACGGCGTCGTCTACCTGACCGACGAGCGCTACGAGTTCGAAAATCAGGGACCGTCAGGCGACCACGACCTCTCTTCACGCGGCCGGATTGGCTTCTCCGGGAACTGA
- a CDS encoding 2-oxoacid:acceptor oxidoreductase subunit alpha has product MPEDLNWAIGGEAGDGIDSTGKIFAQALSRAGRHVFTSKDFASRIRGGYTAYKVRTSVDRVESVVDRLDILIALTERTIHENEDELHEDSVIIYDGERSTMQDVEVPGDATALEVPLKRLAEDAGGAIMLNVVALGAACEVTGFPIENLDESLEKRFGDKGEAIVENNKEAARKGQHYVQEEYGEFDYDMETTDEDYVLLNGDEAIGMGAIAAGCRFYAGYPITPATDVMEYMTGRVDQFGGKVVQAEDELSAINMALGAARAGARAMTATSGPGIDLMTETFGLVATSETPLVICDVMRSGPSTGMPTKQEQGDLNMTLYGGHGEIPRFVVAPTTVSECFWKTVEAFNLAEKYQTPVFLVSDLAMAVTEQTFSPETFDMDEVEIDRGKVVDENDIDAWLDEKGRFQAHFAAADGVSPRAFPGTTDGAHMTTGLEHDELGRRTEDTDVRIEQVDKRQRKVETAREQEDFDYREFGDPDADTLVISWGSNEGALRESLTLLEEDGYDVRFLSVPYIFPRPDLSAEIEAAEDVIVVECNATGQFADVIEHDVLERVQRINKYNGVRFKADELATDIKETLDAPAEATQ; this is encoded by the coding sequence ATGCCAGAGGACCTGAACTGGGCCATCGGCGGCGAAGCCGGCGATGGAATCGACTCCACCGGGAAGATTTTCGCGCAGGCACTCTCCCGGGCTGGTCGACACGTCTTCACCTCAAAGGACTTCGCCTCCCGCATCCGCGGCGGGTACACTGCCTACAAGGTACGGACGTCAGTCGACAGGGTTGAGAGTGTCGTCGACCGCCTCGACATCCTGATCGCACTCACCGAGCGCACGATCCACGAGAACGAGGACGAACTCCACGAGGATTCCGTCATCATCTACGACGGCGAGCGCTCGACGATGCAGGATGTGGAGGTACCCGGCGATGCGACGGCACTCGAAGTACCGCTGAAACGACTCGCCGAGGACGCGGGTGGGGCTATCATGCTCAACGTCGTCGCCCTCGGTGCGGCGTGTGAAGTCACCGGCTTCCCCATCGAGAACCTCGACGAAAGCCTCGAAAAGCGCTTCGGCGACAAGGGAGAGGCCATCGTCGAGAACAACAAGGAAGCCGCCCGGAAGGGACAGCACTACGTTCAAGAGGAGTACGGTGAGTTCGACTACGACATGGAGACGACCGACGAGGACTACGTGCTCCTCAACGGCGACGAGGCCATCGGCATGGGCGCTATCGCCGCCGGCTGTCGCTTCTACGCCGGCTATCCCATCACGCCGGCGACGGATGTGATGGAGTACATGACCGGCCGCGTCGACCAGTTCGGCGGCAAGGTCGTTCAGGCAGAGGACGAACTCTCCGCGATCAACATGGCGCTCGGCGCGGCTCGCGCCGGTGCCCGAGCCATGACCGCCACGTCCGGACCGGGTATCGACCTGATGACCGAGACGTTCGGGCTGGTCGCCACGAGCGAGACGCCGCTGGTCATCTGTGACGTGATGCGCTCCGGTCCCTCGACCGGGATGCCGACCAAACAGGAGCAGGGCGACCTCAACATGACGCTGTACGGCGGCCACGGCGAGATTCCGCGGTTCGTCGTCGCGCCGACGACCGTCTCGGAGTGCTTCTGGAAGACCGTCGAGGCGTTCAATCTCGCCGAGAAGTACCAGACACCGGTGTTCCTCGTCTCGGACCTCGCGATGGCCGTCACCGAACAGACCTTCTCCCCCGAGACCTTCGACATGGACGAAGTCGAGATCGACCGCGGGAAGGTCGTCGACGAGAACGACATCGACGCGTGGCTGGACGAGAAGGGCCGCTTCCAAGCCCACTTCGCGGCCGCCGACGGCGTCTCACCGCGCGCGTTCCCCGGGACGACCGACGGCGCACACATGACGACCGGCCTCGAACACGACGAACTCGGTCGCCGGACCGAGGATACGGACGTGCGCATCGAGCAGGTCGACAAGCGCCAGCGGAAAGTCGAGACCGCCCGCGAACAGGAGGACTTCGACTACCGCGAGTTCGGTGACCCCGACGCTGACACGCTGGTCATCTCGTGGGGCTCCAACGAAGGAGCCCTGCGCGAGAGCCTGACACTACTGGAGGAGGACGGCTACGACGTGCGATTCCTCTCGGTGCCGTATATCTTCCCGCGGCCGGACCTCTCAGCGGAAATCGAAGCCGCAGAGGACGTCATCGTCGTCGAGTGTAACGCCACGGGACAGTTCGCAGACGTCATCGAACACGACGTCCTCGAACGGGTCCAGCGCATCAACAAGTACAACGGCGTCCGGTTCAAGGCAGACGAACTGGCGACAGATATCAAGGAAACGCTTGACGCACCCGCGGAGGCAACACAATGA
- a CDS encoding FAD-dependent oxidoreductase has product MDERVLDVVAVRDVGPDTVAIDFETPDAFDAQPGQFVKLTLTVDGEDISRFYTISSPTVEESFEITVGIDPDGELAPQLGALEAGDGVRIAGPFGSDYYEGESRVVVLAGGPGVGPAVGIAERALDDGNEAAVVYQDDAPVHEDRLDALAEAGALVSVIDGEVSLTDPVAEAVEDGGQVFIYGFADFLDAATEALEAAGVSTDDAKVENFG; this is encoded by the coding sequence ATGGATGAACGAGTCCTCGACGTGGTTGCCGTCCGAGATGTCGGACCGGACACCGTGGCGATTGACTTCGAGACCCCGGACGCCTTCGACGCACAGCCGGGTCAGTTCGTCAAGCTGACCTTGACTGTTGATGGGGAAGACATCTCGCGGTTCTACACGATCTCTTCGCCGACGGTGGAAGAGTCGTTCGAGATCACCGTCGGCATCGACCCCGACGGCGAGCTGGCCCCACAGCTCGGCGCGCTCGAAGCGGGCGACGGTGTCCGCATCGCCGGCCCGTTCGGCTCGGATTACTATGAAGGCGAGAGTCGTGTTGTCGTTCTCGCTGGCGGTCCCGGCGTCGGTCCAGCGGTGGGTATCGCCGAGCGGGCGCTTGACGACGGGAACGAGGCCGCAGTCGTGTATCAGGACGACGCACCGGTCCACGAGGACCGACTGGACGCGCTCGCCGAGGCCGGGGCGCTCGTCTCAGTTATTGACGGCGAGGTGTCCCTGACTGACCCAGTCGCTGAGGCCGTCGAGGACGGCGGTCAGGTGTTCATTTACGGCTTCGCGGACTTCCTTGATGCCGCGACGGAAGCGCTCGAAGCTGCCGGCGTCAGTACCGACGACGCGAAAGTCGAAAACTTCGGATAG
- a CDS encoding metal-dependent hydrolase, giving the protein MPDLLSHAFIAFTICTLLSLRYDWLSGEYVTVGMAGAFIPDMAKIKLLVDAAAVEAALDIPFDWLGVHTLGGALVAVLVGTVVVNRADRRRVFGLLSLGAASHLFADALLLKAAGRSYEVLWPLTQYHPPTPGLYLSTDIWLTGVTGSVAVATYLFVQYRA; this is encoded by the coding sequence ATGCCGGACCTGCTCTCACATGCATTCATCGCGTTCACCATCTGTACCCTCCTGTCACTGCGGTACGACTGGCTCTCTGGGGAGTACGTCACCGTGGGGATGGCTGGCGCATTCATCCCGGATATGGCGAAAATCAAGCTTCTCGTCGACGCCGCGGCCGTCGAGGCGGCGCTGGACATCCCGTTCGACTGGCTCGGCGTCCACACGCTCGGCGGCGCACTCGTCGCTGTCCTTGTGGGAACGGTCGTCGTGAACCGCGCCGACCGGCGGCGCGTGTTCGGCCTGCTGTCGCTCGGGGCGGCCAGTCACCTGTTTGCCGATGCGCTCCTGCTGAAGGCTGCTGGACGGTCCTACGAAGTGCTGTGGCCGCTGACGCAGTACCACCCGCCGACGCCGGGACTGTACCTGAGTACGGATATCTGGCTCACCGGCGTCACTGGTTCCGTTGCAGTGGCGACTTACCTCTTCGTGCAGTACAGGGCGTAG
- a CDS encoding trans-acting enoyl reductase family protein, with translation MGDLVIYGSYGYTGNLIAQAAIDRGLDPVLAGRNQDELSTQAIELGCESEVVALDEPKVLDMLLDDAEAVIHCAGPFSRTWEPMVDACLRTETHYLDITGELDVFEAIHERDSEAQEAGVMLLPGVGFDVVPTDCLAAHLADRLPDADTLELAFHAEMGVSKGTAKTMVEHIDAGGAVRRDGRIERVTVGSESREIDFGWGHDGMNTVSIPWGDVSTAYHTTGIPNVTVYMSMPPSAARQQRVAGLFAPVLGLPPVKATLKWFIEQTTEGPDDEERASVPSFVWGEARTDDGDRVESRLRGPHTYDLTAATAVEITERVLSGDAPAGFQTPAGAYGPDLILAVDGVEREDVV, from the coding sequence ATGGGCGACCTCGTCATCTACGGCTCGTACGGCTACACCGGCAATCTCATCGCACAGGCGGCCATCGACCGGGGGCTGGACCCCGTGCTGGCCGGCCGGAATCAGGACGAACTCTCGACACAGGCCATCGAACTGGGCTGTGAGTCCGAGGTCGTCGCGCTGGACGAACCGAAGGTGCTCGATATGCTCCTCGATGATGCCGAAGCCGTCATCCACTGTGCCGGCCCGTTCAGCCGGACGTGGGAGCCGATGGTCGATGCCTGCCTGCGAACCGAGACACACTATCTGGATATCACCGGGGAACTCGACGTGTTCGAGGCCATCCACGAACGGGACAGCGAGGCACAGGAGGCCGGGGTCATGTTGCTCCCCGGCGTCGGGTTCGACGTGGTCCCGACGGACTGCCTCGCCGCCCATCTCGCCGACCGGCTGCCCGATGCCGACACGCTGGAGCTGGCGTTTCACGCGGAGATGGGCGTCTCGAAGGGAACCGCGAAGACGATGGTCGAACACATCGACGCAGGCGGGGCGGTGCGCCGCGACGGCCGCATAGAGCGAGTGACCGTCGGGAGCGAATCGCGCGAGATAGACTTCGGCTGGGGACACGATGGTATGAACACCGTCTCGATCCCGTGGGGCGACGTGTCGACGGCGTACCACACAACCGGCATACCGAACGTCACGGTGTATATGTCGATGCCGCCGTCGGCGGCCCGACAGCAGCGGGTTGCGGGGCTGTTCGCGCCCGTACTCGGCCTCCCGCCGGTGAAAGCCACGCTCAAGTGGTTCATCGAGCAGACGACCGAGGGACCCGACGATGAAGAGCGCGCAAGTGTGCCCAGTTTCGTCTGGGGCGAAGCCAGAACTGACGACGGGGACCGCGTCGAGTCCCGACTGCGAGGGCCACACACCTACGACCTCACGGCGGCGACGGCGGTCGAAATCACCGAGCGGGTCCTGAGCGGTGACGCGCCCGCCGGGTTTCAGACGCCCGCCGGCGCGTACGGCCCCGACCTGATTCTCGCTGTCGACGGTGTCGAGCGCGAAGACGTGGTGTGA
- a CDS encoding transcriptional regulator, whose translation MREASRTTRQRIADQLRDDAMAAGTIANAFEIQTSDALTHVEHIAKSLESTDEELLVAPPECEECGFTDFDDLTNRPSRCPECKCEAVSEPAYRIS comes from the coding sequence ATGCGCGAGGCAAGTCGGACGACGCGCCAGCGCATCGCTGACCAACTACGCGACGACGCGATGGCCGCCGGGACAATCGCGAACGCGTTCGAAATACAGACCAGCGACGCGCTCACACACGTAGAGCACATCGCGAAATCTCTGGAATCGACCGACGAGGAACTTCTCGTTGCGCCGCCGGAGTGCGAGGAGTGTGGTTTCACGGATTTCGACGACCTGACGAACCGACCGAGTCGGTGTCCGGAGTGTAAATGCGAAGCCGTCTCCGAGCCGGCATACCGAATCAGCTGA
- a CDS encoding alpha-amylase domain-containing protein: MNRTRITGSKQASRRTVLKGIGALGAAVFGTAASVGNSAAVGDSAVYQYYHTDWTEITATLETVAQQGYDAVQVPPAQRSRLDRSHQNGVTDPPLGYQPVDLTDFNSVFGTEAEYEAMVQEAHNQGLDVVADAVINHMAANDDFRDALGITFEDLPRFSERDFHPKDDINYDDPESVEDDWLVGLKDLKQESEYVRGELQTYVQKYADLGVDGIRWDAAKHVPESFFADYANQWADDLDLWTVGEVLDGDVSVCQGYADTGMSVTDYPLYYTMKEEVFHSGGDMQALDGAGMVNQSPFQAFTFVSNHDSGPPEYEKLAYAYLLTYEGYPRVYSNRISVDDDDIRNLLWIRNNLASGGTQTRHVDQDLYVYERQGNLLVGLNRASSQRSKWVPTSWTNQTLNDYSGNAGNISTNSDSWVQIAVPATSWVCYAPE, from the coding sequence ATGAACCGAACCCGAATTACCGGCAGTAAGCAGGCGTCTCGGCGAACCGTTCTGAAAGGGATCGGAGCGCTCGGTGCCGCAGTATTCGGCACCGCCGCCTCAGTCGGCAATAGCGCGGCCGTCGGCGATAGCGCGGTGTACCAGTACTACCATACAGACTGGACAGAGATCACAGCGACGCTGGAAACAGTCGCACAACAGGGCTACGACGCGGTTCAGGTCCCACCGGCCCAACGGAGCCGCCTCGACCGAAGCCATCAAAACGGCGTCACCGACCCCCCGCTTGGCTATCAGCCCGTCGACCTGACGGATTTCAACAGCGTGTTCGGCACAGAGGCCGAGTACGAGGCGATGGTTCAGGAGGCCCACAATCAGGGCCTCGACGTCGTCGCCGACGCAGTCATCAACCACATGGCCGCAAACGACGACTTCCGGGACGCACTGGGCATTACGTTCGAGGACCTCCCTCGGTTCAGCGAACGCGACTTCCACCCGAAAGACGACATTAACTACGACGACCCAGAATCGGTCGAGGACGACTGGCTCGTCGGGCTGAAGGACCTGAAACAGGAGTCCGAGTACGTCCGCGGCGAGTTACAGACCTACGTCCAGAAGTACGCGGACCTCGGCGTCGACGGCATTCGCTGGGACGCCGCCAAACACGTCCCAGAGTCGTTTTTCGCCGACTACGCGAATCAGTGGGCCGACGACCTCGATCTCTGGACAGTGGGTGAGGTGCTCGACGGCGATGTCAGCGTCTGTCAGGGGTACGCCGACACGGGGATGTCTGTCACCGACTACCCGCTCTATTACACGATGAAAGAGGAGGTGTTCCACAGCGGCGGTGATATGCAGGCGCTCGACGGCGCCGGCATGGTTAATCAGTCGCCGTTCCAAGCGTTTACGTTCGTTTCAAACCACGACAGCGGGCCGCCGGAATACGAGAAACTCGCGTACGCGTATCTCTTGACATACGAGGGGTATCCGCGCGTGTACAGCAACCGTATCAGCGTCGATGACGACGATATCCGGAACCTCCTCTGGATACGAAACAACCTCGCAAGCGGCGGTACTCAGACCCGCCACGTCGATCAAGACCTGTACGTCTACGAGCGCCAAGGGAACCTCCTCGTCGGCCTGAACCGTGCGAGCAGCCAGCGGAGCAAATGGGTCCCCACGAGCTGGACGAACCAGACACTCAACGATTACAGCGGTAACGCAGGCAACATCTCGACCAACAGTGACAGCTGGGTCCAAATCGCTGTTCCCGCGACAAGCTGGGTCTGCTACGCACCCGAATAG
- a CDS encoding 2-oxoacid:ferredoxin oxidoreductase subunit beta: MSSDVRFTDFKSDKQPTWCPGCGDFGTMNGMMKALAETGNDPDNTFIVAGIGCSGKIGTYMHSYALHGVHGRALPVGIGVKMANPDLEVMVSGGDGDGYSIGAGHFIHAVRRNVDMSYVVMDNRIYGLTKGQASPTSREDFETSTSPDGPNQPPVNPKALALASGATFIAQSFSSNAQRHAEIVQKAVEHDGFGFVNVYSPCVTFNDVDTYDYFRDAIVDLDETDHDPSDRDQAKDKILESDKEYMGVLYQDEDSVPFEEREGVEGSMAEIPDGAPEGAMDLVREFY, from the coding sequence ATGAGTTCCGACGTTCGCTTCACAGACTTCAAATCCGACAAGCAACCGACCTGGTGTCCCGGCTGCGGTGACTTCGGGACGATGAACGGCATGATGAAGGCGCTGGCGGAGACGGGCAACGACCCCGACAACACCTTCATCGTCGCCGGTATCGGCTGTTCCGGTAAGATCGGGACGTACATGCACAGCTACGCGCTCCACGGCGTCCACGGCCGCGCCCTGCCGGTGGGCATCGGCGTGAAGATGGCCAACCCGGACCTCGAAGTGATGGTCTCGGGTGGCGACGGTGACGGCTACTCCATCGGTGCCGGCCACTTCATCCACGCCGTTCGCCGGAACGTCGACATGAGCTACGTCGTGATGGACAACCGCATCTACGGCCTCACCAAGGGGCAGGCCTCGCCGACCTCGCGCGAGGACTTCGAGACCTCGACCTCGCCCGACGGCCCGAACCAGCCGCCGGTCAACCCCAAGGCGCTCGCACTGGCCTCCGGTGCCACGTTCATCGCACAGTCGTTCTCCTCGAACGCACAGCGCCACGCCGAAATCGTCCAGAAGGCCGTCGAACACGACGGCTTCGGCTTCGTCAACGTCTATTCGCCGTGTGTGACGTTCAACGACGTCGACACCTACGACTACTTCCGCGACGCCATCGTGGACCTCGACGAGACCGACCACGACCCGTCGGACCGCGACCAAGCCAAGGACAAGATCCTCGAAAGCGACAAGGAGTACATGGGCGTCCTCTATCAGGACGAGGACTCCGTCCCCTTCGAGGAACGCGAAGGCGTCGAGGGCTCGATGGCCGAGATCCCTGACGGCGCACCCGAGGGCGCGATGGATCTCGTCCGCGAGTTCTACTAG